aaaattaaaatatgtggaagtaaaaaagaatatatcttaTATCAAAAACATATTAACAAATAAGTATAATAATTAACAGTACATGTTGACAAGACATAGCACTTGCTATGTCATATCACCGGCAAATGATCAGAGCGACCTGTAGCTACTGCGCTTGAAATGGAAGAAACCTAAAATGTTGATAGTCGTGTAAGGTGACGTGGCGACGCTAACTAATCAAATTATTCATTCatcattttattataattattttttaaataatttactataatatttttctaaaagtgATGTGGATACTGTAGATTAGAGATGCAAACGGATTAAATCCGGAGCGAGAGAGTTTTTCCACCTcgcacctcccgctccatttttTGTCGGGCGGATTTAGGGCGAGCTATTTTTTATGCTAATTTTTGCACCTATTTATCGTTCTATTCGGAGCGGATCAGAATGACAGCTGATTTTTGGCAGattttaaacaaattgaaagaagagaagagtcCCCCGTCTTCCATTCCATTTACTTAGCAGATCGGAACGAATTTGAAGTGaattataattttctatattttttattctcatttattATCCCATTAGGAGCGGATCGGATCCGAGCTCCACCAACACTGAtgcatttgcatccctactgtAGACTTTATTCTTGAAACCTTGGTTGCAACAGGATCAAACAGGAGGTGATAACACTCTCGGGACCAGGAATTAGTGCCCAACCTCGGTTCCTTAACCTGCTCAGCACTTTCAACAAACGCCGCCCACGGAAATATCACGCCAACGACTAATAAAAGCGCGTCTCCCCACCACGAATAAACTCACGACTCGCTCCATGCTACATTTAATGCAGCGGTTGGTTGGCGTTTCCTTACTCTCCTTCGCTTTCCCCTTCAACCCCCTacctctttcctttctctctctcttagcaATTACTCTCTCTTAGCAATTAAGCATTCTTCTTTATTTATGTCtccaaattaaatattttcccCAATTCCTTGCTCTGTTCGCGGATTTTTTAGATGGATTTCTCCACGAATTATCTCAAGTGGGTTGTGAGGGAAACATGGAAATATGGATTCATGGCTTATGGGATGATCGGAACGGTGATTTGTGTCGTAGCCACTTGCTTCTTTGCCATAGGTTTGTGCTTTATCTTATATACTATTTCTTAACactatttttgaattttagtagtTTGAGAATCGGTTCTAATGCATCCTGAGTTCAATTACTTAACATTTTTTGTCGGTGCGCTTGACATGTTTTATCAAGAGAAAATGGTTTTCCACCGAACTGCTTGTTGTGAGATCGAGTTATCGAATTGATCTATATGTGATTTGAGAAAAAAGCTTTCCACCGAACTGTTTGTTGTGAGATCGAGTTATCGAATTGATCTATGTGATTCGCTCTTAATGGTTTTAGTGGGCTCGATCGTCGGAGCGGTGACGGGGGCCGTGATCGGCTCCGGAACGGAGAGCGGGATGCTGCGGGGGGCCGGCGTCGGAGCCATCTCCGGTGCGGTGTTCTCGATCGAGGCCGTCGAGTCGTCTCGTGATCGTTGGAACTCCAATGGATTGGGAGTGTGGAGCATTCTCTACTTGGTGAGTTTCAAAGATTGCAACATCTCTATTCAGATGCAAATTCTTCTAATAAAAGAAAACACAGCCTAATATCTTTCTTTACAgagttatattattataatggAAAGATTTATTTGGCTtagattatatttgaatttgatttttgcaGATGGATATCATCTATAGCTTATTGAGTGGGAGACTAGTAAGAGAAAAGGTCGACCCGGCTATGCAGAGTGCGGTTTCGAGTCAGGTACTCACCCTTCCTCACTTTTCATCTTAGGGCTGCGGTCGGATTGACGTAATTTCAATTCGGTTATGGGCCAAGTTCAGTGAGTCTAAACGCATTCATTTAGTCGCCAATCGTGAGGGGGCCAAGAAGTTCCACCGTATAGCTGTGGATTCAATTTATTGAGAACAGCTTTCGTTTGAAAGTGAATTGGTCCAAAGTTGCTTTTAATAGGAAGATCCGTTTGTCGCCCATGGCTAGGCGACTGATCTGCTCTGATTATTATGCTTTTACCAAGCATGGGTTATGGCCAAATTACAATTCCGTCAATCCAAACcgctaattttatttataagggAGTTGCGTAATGCGATTCAACTAtgtattattacaaattagGGCAATTAGCTTACTCTGCAATTGAACTGTGTATTATTACAGATTAGCGCAATTAGCTCGCCCTTCGTTGAATCTACCGATTTCTTCGATACCGGCTTTGTGAGTGGCATGCCAAAGGACTCCATTGAAGAGCTTCCGAAAGTGAAAATTACAAAAGAAGACATGGTTGATAAAACAGGGGAGAATATCTGCTGTTCTGTGTGCTTGCAGGtaatatttctcaaaattttagcATCGTTGAATGATTAATCTATGGAATCTGAAATTCACGTCTCATGAGCATTCTTTTTTCTCCCCCTTTCTCAGGACCTTCAGATTGGAGACTTGGCGAGGAAATTGCCGAATTGCGTGCATATGTTTCATTCGCGGTGCATCGATAGTTGGCTCATTAGGCATGGTTCTTGCCCTCTTTGCCGTCGGGATGTCTAATttttcatttcttctttttttttttttggcggaTTATATGAGAGTGTTTGATGTATAGTATATAAGCTATTGTAGAACATTTAGATCATCTTTATTCATTGATACACGCACTTTTTCAGTCCCCTTCACGAGGCTAAGTAGACCATGGTACATTGTGGAGCTCTGCATATATAATGTTTGTACGCCGCTCCTACATTCGTTGGCTTTAGCATCAGCTGGGACAGTATCTAATTAATGTTGGGTGTAAGTAGTGTCAAAATTGAGCCACTTTGTTAGTTGCAGCATGTCGAACAAACCAATAATAAGCATTCACATTTTCATGTCCTTGGGTGCTGCTCCTGCAGCTTATCAGGGAGGCCAATCTAGAAAACAAGGACACAAAGTGGCGGCCTGGTAACGGACTATTTGGAAAATTGGGCTAGTTTTGTTCAGAGAATAGCTatgactattttttttcttttttcttttagaacATTTTCACTGGGCCAGTGTCTTCTATCATATttataactaaaaatttaaattagagctttaattttttttgaaaatttgaatcttaTTTCAAGGCTTAGTGTTTAGTTCTTCTGTCGGCGCACCCTCGAtcaacttgttttttttttttttttttgagagagatagatagtacgctagctgtttcgtttattttatttacaaataaatttagttggaaatacaAATTAACTAGTATTAGAACAAGTTGAGGtgaccgaccgtttctagagtaAGTGACAAAGCGTTCCTAGAGTAAGTGATAAAGGATTTGGTGGTCATGTATCCGAGGTCCCTCAACTCGTTCAATTAACATCAGCAAGCTTCAACTGCTTTTCAGCATATAAATTAAAGTATCTTGTTAACTATCAACGGGCAACGGCATTGGTGACAAAGCCATTAAATTAAGAGTAAAGCTTGCATACTTTTCAAATCTTGTCACTCTCCATTTTTTCACAGTGGTCGATGTGGATTAACCACAGCCAATAATATGACCGGCTATATAAGCTTTCCATTTCCATTCGGTACCAGTCATCTTGTTAGGACATTTTGTCCTCTACAAAAGCCACGttcacatacaaaaaaaaataattaacatgtACTAAGACCCCTCAACCATAGGATATTTGAGAAGACctctaaattttatagtttttaagATTTAGActcttttaattttcaatttttaaagctgagcaattttaattaaattaattataaactttatcaaatgcaTTAATAGtttcataaaatttaacaattaaaataaaagtagaCTAATAGTTAATATCTTTAGAAAATCATCaattttaggctaaattgcaCTATTAGTTTTCAAATTATGAGGTGTGTGAcagtttgtttttgtttctcgaactttaatttattctaattttttgctCAAACTTTCTTAATTATTGTAATCTAACTCCCATAATGCAACTtagctaattaaataataacCTATCATTGATGTGATAATGATGCATGTAATAGTATTATGGTTTATGGTTGATGACAATCATATAATTAAGTTATTGCCACATTAGCTACACATTATTATTCAGCTAATAaaattgcattataggatttgcttgcaacaatataaaaaattcgcaccataaattataataaattaaagtttgaggattaAAGTGCCACGCACCTCATCatttgaggactaaaagtgCTATCTagtcttaaatttaataataattctaATAAACTAACTAGAAGAactcaaaagtaaaaaattaaaattaaaatttggtgaTCCCTCAATCCATAAAGTTAAGACGGGATTTTGTGAACGATCTGTGGTTGAGGGGTCTACTTTCATTTTTACAAATTCCTAGCTAGTAGTAAAATCTCCAAATTTGATATTATTGACTGAACCGAGTGTATCATGAATATTGCGCATCATGCATAATCTGAAGCTTTCAGTTCGATCACATGATTTTACTCCATCAATTCAATTTTAATCCACATAGTACGCAATTTTGGATGGTTCGATTATAATTATTGCATAATTTGTATTCATGAAGGACGGTTCACGAAAATAATCGATGCACTAGatctaagaaaaaaatatgatcctttttttttttttttttaccggtTTCACCCGTTGATACCTTGAAGTGGGCCCAAACAAGTCAACTACTGTTTCCTGTAATTCCTCAATGGCGCGGTTTGCACTGACCTTAATTAATTTAACGCGTTATTTGTTAGTATGGTAGAAgcaatttcaatattttttttatattattataaaatgatAGTTGTAATTATCATCGAAAAACACAATTcttttgtatataaaaaaaattataaacacttttgaaaatttttaaatattatataatataaatatgatGTTTTAGCCACCATTTTGTTAAACTGGTCATAAGCCTGATCCCGGCCCATTATCAGTCCAGCAAAATCATCAAATGTTGTAGTCTAACTACAAGGTCAACGGTCACAATCCAACGTAGCCCACTTGTCACATCAAACTAATTTCCATATTAATTTGCTCAATAAATAACGGGGCCCCACTTTGCTAAATTTCCTCCTCCGATTCTTCGCATCATCACATGTGAGGCACCAGTGCGTTAACTTTCCACGAACGGCTGAGATTTGACGAGCGGAGGAGAAAGCTTCAATGGCGCGGCACACATGCATGGGGCGCGCGTGACCATGACTAAACTCGCGGACGCGACAAGTGTCCGGTGCGCAGCTTACACGCGTGAACAGTTCCTGTAGCAAAATTTGTTCGAAATTTGTGATGCCGTAGACTCAATCAGGTCCACGGACTACTGGAAATTTTTGATATGGAAAGACACAGTACATTAGAAATAGTAATAcataataaaagagaaattcGGGGTATCCATGCAAACGAGAAAAGGGAGATCGAGGTGTAAATGTAATTGAGCAAAATGTAAcacacaaaaaatttcaaacaagCAACGAAAATGCTAACTAAACAAGATAATAAATTGACCAATTATAAATGTAAATGGGGAGATTAATTAAAAACTATGGGGACTAAATAAATGCTGCTCAGCGAGAAGATAATGTAATAGAAAACAATTCAGAAATAATCTTTAATGACAACTTTTCAATCGGAGGGAGCGTCGGTtatcggaggaggaggaggaggggggaggagtCGAGCCCTACAGAGGGGGCAGAGGGGGTGCGATGCGAGCCATCGGTCGGCGCAGCTGCGGTGGAAGGCGTGGCGGCAGCCGGGGAGGACGCGCGCCGCCTGCCCGGCCTCGATGTCGTCCAGGCAGACCGCGCACTCCGCGCCGCCTTCCCCCACTGACGCCCCGTCCCCGGCGCCGCCGAGCCGCCCCAGCTCCGCCTCCGTCAACCCCTTCTCCCCCGGCGCTGCTGCCGCCGCGTCCGCTGCcgctgctcctgctgctgctgccgcggTGGGGGAGCGGATCGCCGCGTACCACAGAAGGCACAGGTACAGCGCGAACACCAGGCTCATCCCCGCGCACACCAGGAACAGTCCCAGGAAGAGAATCCATAgcattctcttcttcttttattttggtCTCTCCTCCTTCTATTCCTCTCTCTACTCCACGTTGTATATATATGgaatagtagtagtagtgtAAGTACCTGGTTATAGAAAGGGTGGGGTGGTGGTGGAATCTATGTAGAAGATTCTCTTTCGGAGTTCGGGGCCCGGGAGCGGACGGTGGAGATTTGAACACAGTTGGAGCTCTGAGTGCTACTTACACCTGTCTCTTttaatacttctttttttttaagtccaaACAAGAAACTACTGTGTGGACCAAGGACCATAGATTGATAAATGGGAGTATCAAAAACACAAAATATGCAGGtgtttaattttaaacataaattgGATAGTTTGAGAGTATACTGCACATcctcaaataaaattcaaaaggactttaatattttgattatttttgtttcaaaatattGGTAAAAATCACTAATGGAGAAGCAtatgcaaaatattttttagtaattactaattattgcgatgataaaatgactttgcaaatttttttagattttttgaagtttcaaAATGAATGTTCTAGGACAACatatataattctaaaattATGCCTTAAAAAGCTCTATTGATTAAAAATGCAatatttaatgattttttttcacACAACGATTAATAGATTTTTGTATGCCATTAGTTTTTGCacctatttaatatattagtgATAGATTCCTATAGATCAAAAGCTTTTCATGCTACTTAAAATTAGAGTTTCCAATCCTCAAATCTAAACAAGTGTTATTGGCTTAGCTCAACAGTTATTATTTGGGTATCTAAAGtccggattttatttttcttatttagttgactatatatttatttttttagaaataaatttaactgaaaatgtgaatgaagtagaattcgaatttggaatctcggtaccaaccatcaactcctttgtcacttgcgctagaaacggtcggtattagattataaaaattaattataataattttaaaaatttaaactaaaatggAAAGACTCTGGTCTATAGCTCGTGGTCCATACAAATATGCAAGTATTCTATGTGGGAGGTAGGAGTCGAAGGGTCGAAGCGCGTGTAATTAGTGCGGGGCCCGCGCTGTTCTGTAACGCAAGCTCGGCGAGGCGGGACACGTGGCGGTGCGGCCGCTTCTCTGCTTGGTGTTCAAGAAAGGAAGAGTCGCAGATATTTTACGGGTTGCCACGTAGGCGCATTTGGTGGGTCCCGCGTTCGGTGGCCCTATTCCGACGTATGGGGTACAGTTCCGAAGTTCCGCAACTGTACCGCATACGAGTTTTTTTTGTGCGTTTGCACAAGTGTCTGATAAAATCACAAGtcccaaattaaattttatattatatatatagagtccggctactctgctattaatagcacgaagcacttggtgctaccaaatttttcgccattagatctacctttttgatcatttttatccgttagatcatactattcaaccaaccacccattcaaccctagaggtcccacatcatcctaaccgcacatctcttaatccaatggccaaaaacttgggagcac
This genomic interval from Ananas comosus cultivar F153 linkage group 8, ASM154086v1, whole genome shotgun sequence contains the following:
- the LOC109714517 gene encoding NEP1-interacting protein 2-like, translated to MDFSTNYLKWVVRETWKYGFMAYGMIGTVICVVATCFFAIVGSIVGAVTGAVIGSGTESGMLRGAGVGAISGAVFSIEAVESSRDRWNSNGLGVWSILYLMDIIYSLLSGRLVREKVDPAMQSAVSSQISAISSPFVESTDFFDTGFVSGMPKDSIEELPKVKITKEDMVDKTGENICCSVCLQDLQIGDLARKLPNCVHMFHSRCIDSWLIRHGSCPLCRRDV
- the LOC109714518 gene encoding E3 ubiquitin-protein ligase ATL23-like codes for the protein MLWILFLGLFLVCAGMSLVFALYLCLLWYAAIRSPTAAAAAGAAAADAAAAAPGEKGLTEAELGRLGGAGDGASVGEGGAECAVCLDDIEAGQAARVLPGCRHAFHRSCADRWLASHPLCPLCRARLLPPPPPPPITDAPSD